Proteins encoded together in one Hevea brasiliensis isolate MT/VB/25A 57/8 chromosome 16, ASM3005281v1, whole genome shotgun sequence window:
- the LOC110672387 gene encoding B3 domain-containing transcription factor NGA1-like: MLIPYRSTRQNMEFGSSFSEDSQMSKDKLPFFCSSSSYSSPSSSQHKGHLLPSSQIHDKHNAQMGSWLGSKYDEQEDTSRFNDSRAASKLELMDVNDEQQGRPQESTAVAVIGKEHMFDKVVTPSDVGKLNRLVIPKQHAEKYFPLDSSTNEKGLLLNFEDRTGKAWRFRYSYWNSSQSYVMTKGWSRFVKEKKLDAGDVVSFQRGVGETGKDHFYIDWRCRSDAQDLTSHNHHHRHRQHHHSSSTPWSPLLMRPPAVPMMPRDHIHLLNPNRNAYYNCVGGGSSYGYGYNSSNYSNVGAKPYPSSGTILYMGSAAPQQVGMGMVQWQQPGGGGIVEPMVYESVPVVQGKAAAKRLRLFGVNMECPMTDSEECDKLSSATAISRPHHATMAFQAPQISSPSHHSLQLTLFNGKPLPPNLS, encoded by the coding sequence ATGCTCATCCCATATAGATCCACCCGACAAAACATGGAATTTGGATCCAGTTTTAGCGAAGATAGCCAAATGAGTAAAGATAAGCTCCCTTTCTTCTGCTCATCTTCCTCCTATTCATCACCTTCTTCCTCTCAGCACAAGGGCCACCTGCTCCCTTCATCCCAAATCCATGACAAACACAACGCTCAAATGGGTTCTTGGTTAGGCAGCAAGTATGACGAACAAGAAGACACCTCCAGGTTTAATGACAGCAGAGCTGCATCCAAACTTGAGCTTATGGATGTCAACGATGAGCAACAAGGCAGGCCACAAGAATCCACTGCTGTTGCTGTCATAGGGAAGGAACATATGTTTGATAAGGTAGTCACACCAAGCGATGTTGGCAAGCTAAATCGACTTGTGATCCCAAAGCAGCACGCAGAAAAGTACTTCCCGCTAGATTCATCAACCAACGAGAAGGGCCTTCTTTTGAATTTCGAGGATAGGACTGGGAAAGCATGGAGATTCCGTTACTCCTACTGGAATAGCAGCCAGAGCTATGTGATGACCAAGGGTTGGAGCCGTTTTGTAAAGGAGAAGAAGCTCGATGCTGGTGATGTTGTGTCGTTTCAGCGAGGGGTGGGTGAGACGGGCAAGGATCATTTCTACATTGATTGGAGGTGCCGCTCTGATGCACAGGACCTAACCTCTCACAACCACCATCACCGTCACCGGCAGCACCACCACTCCTCATCCACCCCTTGGAGTCCCCTACTAATGCGGCCGCCAGCAGTGCCGATGATGCCTAGGGACCACATCCACTTGTTGAATCCCAATAGGAATGCTTATTACAATTGTGTTGGTGGTGGATCTTCTTATGGCTATGGTTATAATAGCAGCAATTACAGCAATGTGGGCGCAAAGCCTTATCCTTCTTCGGGGACAATACTTTACATGGGGTCGGCAGCCCCACAACAGGTTGGAATGGGGATGGTGCAATGGCAGCAACCAGGAGGGGGTGGGATTGTGGAGCCAATGGTGTATGAGTCGGTGCCGGTGGTCCAAGGGAAAGCGGCTGCAAAGAGACTGAGACTGTTTGGGGTAAACATGGAGTGCCCCATGACGGATTCTGAAGAATGCGACAAATTGTCCTCAGCCACAGCAATATCTCGTCCTCATCATGCTACCATGGCATTTCAGGCTCCTCAAATTTCCTCACCTTCCCACCATTCCCTACAATTAACGCTCTTCAATGGCAAGCCGCTTCCACCCAATTTGTCCTGA